Proteins encoded in a region of the Pseudomonas sp. PDNC002 genome:
- the rpsJ gene encoding 30S ribosomal protein S10 yields MQNQQIRIRLKAFDHRLIDQSTQEIVETAKRTGAQVRGPIPLPTRKERYTVLISPHVNKDARDQYEIRTHKRVLDIVQPTDKTVDALMKLDLAAGVEVQISLG; encoded by the coding sequence ATGCAAAATCAACAAATCCGTATTCGGTTGAAGGCTTTTGATCACCGCCTGATCGACCAATCTACCCAGGAAATCGTGGAAACCGCGAAACGTACTGGCGCTCAGGTGCGTGGTCCGATTCCTCTGCCGACCCGCAAGGAACGTTACACCGTGCTGATTTCCCCGCACGTCAACAAGGACGCTCGTGACCAGTACGAAATTCGTACCCACAAGCGTGTTCTCGACATCGTTCAGCCGACCGACAAAACCGTCGACGCGCTGATGAAGCTCGACCTTGCTGCTGGCGTCGAAGTACAGATCAGCCTCGGCTAA
- the rplC gene encoding 50S ribosomal protein L3, translating to MTIGVVGRKCGMTRIFTEDGVSIPVTVIEVEPNRVTQFKNEESDGYRAVQVTAGERRASRVTKAQAGHFAKANVAAGRGVWEFRLGEEEFKAGDSISVDLFQAGQLVDVTGESKGKGFAGTIKRWNFRGQDNTHGNSVSHRVPGSIGQCQTPGRVFKGKKMSGHMGAERVTVQSLEVVRVDAERNLLLVKGAVPGATGGDVLVRPAAKARG from the coding sequence ATGACAATTGGTGTTGTCGGTCGTAAGTGCGGCATGACCCGCATCTTCACCGAAGATGGTGTCTCCATTCCGGTCACGGTCATTGAGGTCGAGCCGAATCGCGTCACCCAGTTCAAAAACGAAGAAAGCGATGGCTATCGCGCTGTGCAGGTAACTGCTGGCGAGCGTCGTGCTTCTCGCGTGACCAAGGCTCAAGCCGGTCACTTTGCCAAGGCGAATGTCGCCGCCGGTCGCGGCGTGTGGGAATTCCGTCTGGGCGAAGAGGAGTTCAAGGCAGGCGATTCCATTTCTGTCGATCTGTTCCAGGCGGGCCAGCTGGTAGACGTTACCGGTGAGTCCAAAGGTAAAGGCTTCGCCGGTACCATCAAGCGCTGGAACTTCCGTGGTCAAGATAACACCCACGGTAACTCCGTTTCCCACCGCGTCCCGGGTTCCATCGGCCAGTGCCAGACTCCTGGTCGAGTGTTCAAGGGCAAAAAAATGTCGGGCCACATGGGTGCTGAGCGCGTAACCGTTCAATCCCTTGAGGTCGTGCGTGTCGATGCAGAGCGCAATCTGCTGCTGGTCAAAGGTGCCGTTCCCGGCGCTACCG